CTTCCATCTCGCGGGTTTCGTAGTCTCGAACAACGACACGATTGATCTGCGCCGGGTTGAGGGCGTTGCGCACGTAAAGCGCGTCGTCTTCGTCGAACTGGACGATGTCGATCTTCTCGCCACGGAGTTCACGGATAACCGCCTGAACCCGCGAACCCTTCATGCCGACGCATGCGCCAACCGGGTCAACGTCTCGGTCCTTGGACGCCACCGCGACCTTGCTGCGTTCGCCGGCATCACGGGCCACGTTGACGATCATGACGGTGCCGTCGTAGATCTCGGGAACTTCCATCTCGAACAGTTTCGTCACCAGAAGACCGCTGCCACGGGACATGACCAGCTGCGGACCCTTACCCAGCCGCTCGACTTCCGTCAGGACGGTTCGAACGCGATCGCCGGGGTTGTAATGCTCAGCGCGGGACTGCTCCCGCCGATTGACGATGCCCTCGGTTCTTCCGAGGTCGAGGATCATGTCGCCGCGATCGAATCGCTTGACGACGCCGGTCATCAACTCTCCGACACGGTCGGCATACTCCTCGTAGACCAGCTCCCGCTCGGCTTCCTTGACCTTTTGATAGATGACCTGCTTGGCCGCCTGAGCGGCGATTCGGGTCAACGGGGCTTCGGGGTAGTCGAACGGCGTCTCGAGGATGATCCCCAGTTCGGCGTCCGGGTGAAGCTTCTTGGCCTCGTCCAGGACGATTTCCGTGTTGGGATCGGCCAGATCGTCCTCTTCCACCACGGTGTGTTTAGAGAACACCTCAAACTTGCCGGAGTCACGATCGAAGCGCGCGCCGAAGTCCTGTTTGCTCGAGTAGTACTTACGGGTTGCAGCCGCGTAAGCCTCCTCGAGGGCCTGGATGACGACCTCGGTATCGAGACCTTTTTCCCGACCGATCAATTCGATCTGCTGGAACAGTTCGCTGCTCATAACTGTCGATGCCTCAACTGGAGCTAGATGCCGACGTGTTGCCGTGCCGAATCGATCGCCGAGATTGGGATTTCGAGGGCACCGCCGGACGTCGGTCGTTCGATACGCAAGAGGGTCCGGTCACCCCCTACGAGGAGACCACGGAATTCCGTCGCACCCTCGATCGGTTCGGTCGTCGTCACCATGATTTCGCGACCGATGTTTCTACGAATGTCGTCTTCCGTTCTGATTGGACGGTCGATTCCGGGAGACGAGACCTCGAGGTTGTACGCGTCGGGAAGCAACGGCGACTCGTCGAGCCGTTCCCCAACCGACTGTGTCACCCTCTTGCAGTCGTCGTGGGTCACTCCCTGAATGCCGGCACGGTCGATGATGACGATCAGCGTCCGATGTCGGGACGAGCCCTGCAGGAGGAGTTCGACGAACTCCAGACCCAACTCGACCACCGCTTCCCTCGCAAGGGAGCTGAGGCCATCGAGCCGATCCTGATGAGACAATCCCATACGCCGCTTGTCACCCCTTGAAAGGCCGAAAAACGCAAATACCAATAAAAAAGGCAGGCCTTCCGGCCCACCTAGGCAAACCAGATCGGTAGATTAGCGGAAATCCCTTGGCGCTTCAAGGAGCGCCGGCGGTCTCCACCGTCAGGACCCGAATCTGTTCCCGGACCTTCTCGGCGTCCTTCGCCGTCGGGTCCAACTCCAGATATCGGCGCAGATGGACCAGCGCTTCGTCGGTCCGCTTTAGCTTGTTGAGGACCGCGGCGAGGCTCCGCTCGGCCCGCGCCATGTCGGAGTCGATGGATAGCGCCTGTTCGAAGAGCTGCAGCGCCTCCTCAAGTCGATCCGCCCGGAAGAGATGGGCACCCGCACTATAGTAATGAAGTGACGATTCGAACCCGGCCGACTTGCCGCGTTCGAGTGCGTCGACCGCCTGATCCAACGCCTTGTCCCGCAGGTAGAGCGACACGAGATCGGCGAAGATCTCCTTCTCGACCTCGTCACCCACCAGCAGGGCCTCGAGTTCGGCGGCGGCGTCTTTCCACTGTTTCTTCTGCTCGAAGAGCATCGATCGATTTAGCCGGCTCAGCCGGAGAATCGCCGAGTCTTCGGTGTTCTCCAGCTCCGCACCGAACCGTTCGAGAGCCTCGTCGGTCTGGTTGAGCCGAACCAACGCGCTACCGAGTTGGAACTGGATCCGTTCTCGTTCCGCATCGAGCTCGACGGCGGCGCTGAGAACGTCGCGGGCGTCTTCGGCCCGCTGAAGTTGGAGTAGCAGCTCGCCACGCATGAGCAGAAGATCGACATCGGTCGGGAAATCGTTCTGTAACTCCGCCAGTAGGGCCTCGGCCTCCTCGTACTTGGCTTCCCGCACGAGACGGTTGCCTTCCGAGAGGTCGGCCGCCTCCGGGACGGCCGCTTCCTGGGCGGGTTCTTCCTGGGCGAGCAGCGGCCCGCCGGGAAGCATGGCGAGGGTCATCACGATGGCCGTCAACGCTCTCCGGCGAAATGAACGGTTCAAAAAAACATCGACCACAACGAATTCCCCTCAACGGATGGAGTCTGCGTGCACCGTCATATTAACGCAGCTCTCGAGCGCTCGCCGAAACCCCTCAGGGGGTCGAGGAGCCGATCTGTGAGAGGAGGTCCGCGGCCTCCCGGTTTCCCGGATCCAGCCGAACGACCTCCCTGAGATGGGTCCGCGCCTCGTCCACCCGCGACGTTGCCAACAGGCAGCGGGCCAGGGCGTGGTGGCCGTGAGGGTCGTCGGCCCGCAAATCGATGGTCCGCCGGAACTGACGTTCTGCCGCGTCCAGGCGTCGTTGGGCGAAGTAGACGATTCCGAGATTGAGGAGGGCGCCGTAGTCCTCCGGATGTCGTGTCAGGACATCGACGTAACGTCGTTCGGCACCGCTGAGGTCTCCTGCCACCAGGGCCGCTGCGGCCTCCTTCAGGATGCTCTGGTCACCCAGTTCCCGTTGTTCCACGGCGCGTAGCCACGGGTCCTGCAGCTCCGGGTCTGCACCCGAATCACGAAACGCCGAGAGAGACCGTGTCGAGCGCTCCGTGTCTCCGACCTCACGATAGATCTGCGCCAGGAGGTAGTGGGCCGTTCGCAGCTGCGGCTCGATTTGAATCGCCCGCTGCAGATGTTCGATCGCTCTCGCCGGGTTGTCCTCGGTTCGCGCCACCCGCCCGAGACCGAGCAGCGGCCACGGGGAACCAGGCGCGAGACGGGTCGCTTCCTCGAACGCCCGTCTCGCCGCATCGATGTTGCCGATATCGAGGTGCGCGCGACCGAGGCGGATCCATGCGGGAAGATAATCCGGAGACCGTCGTGTCGCGGTCTCCAGTGCGACCGCTGCTTCCCGTGGGTGACCACGATTCAGTTCCATCGCACCAAGAAGATAAGGCCACTCGCCCTCGTCCGGATCGCTCTCGCTTGCCTTCTCGTACGAGCGGCGTGCGTGGGCGAACAACTTGTTTGCGTGGTACAGGCGGGCGAGATCACCGGCATCCCCACCACGAGCGGCCTCGAGGGCGGCTCTCACGGCCGGCTCCAACCCCTCCGGTAGGGGTGGATCGGCACGAGGGTCTTGTCCAGCGGAATCCGGATTCGAGCAGGCCAGATGGAGGGCCAGCAGCAGTAAGAGCGCGATGGGCCGGACTGAAGTCACAGAGGCGTTCCGGACGTCGGCGAAAGGTGAATGTAGCGGTCCACGGATTCGATAACGTGGGTTGTTACGCGGCCACCGGGCCAGGCAATCTCGACTTCATAGGGGCCCGGGTCGTCGCCGAGGCCGAAGTGAGCTCGCGGGTCATGACTGGCGCCATAGCTGTAGGCCGGTTGGATCAGTCGTCGCATACGACGAGCGTCGGTCGTCAGCGTGACGATTGCGCCGATGCCATGAGTCCCGGGACCGCCATCGACCAACCGGACTCCCAGCCAATGTGCGTCGCGGCAACTATCGTTCCGGTAGAGACGGACGGGGCCCTCGTTGTTTCCGATGAGAATATCGATGTCGCCGTCATTGTCGTAATCGCCGAGGGCGGCACCACGCGAGACCTCCCGCAGCTCCGGTGACCCCAGAACATGGGAGACGTCGTCGTAGCGACGCACGTCGGTTCCGCGAAAGAGCTGGTTCGGTTCGCCGTAATCGCCGGCCAGCATGGAGTCGCCCAGTCGAACCGAACCGTTGGCGATGACAAGATCGAGAATGCCATCGCAGTCGAAGTCGGCGAAACCGGTCCCGAACCCCGTGAATTCCCGGCTAATTCCACCCAGCACGTACTGGTCGGTCACGTCCTGAAAGAACCCGGCGTCGTTTCGGTAGTAGGTATTCGTTTCTCCGTCCAGGTGGGTCAAGAACAGGTCCCAATCGTCGTCCCCGTCCACATCTCCGATCGCGATGCCCATGCTGGCCTCGGATCGACCGGACTCGTTCAGAGCGCAACCGCGTGAAAGCGCCTGCTCCGAGAACGACCGATCGGGATGACCGACCCACAGCGTATTGGGCATCTGGTCGTTGGCCACGAAGATGTCGTCCAGGCCGTCTCCGGTCAGGTCGGTCGCAATCACACCGAGACCGGCACCTCTTCGGTCTTGAATTCCGGCTTCGATCGTCACGTTTCGAAACGTCCCATCGCCCTCGTTGCGATACAGGGTGTCTCGTGCCGGACGGTCATAGACGCCCGGACTGCAGTAGTCTCGAAGCCCGTTCGGAGCAAAGCAAGGTCGTTCGATCGGGGGCGCCCAATCGATGTAATTGGCCACGTACAGATCGAGAAACCCGTCCTGATCGTAGTCGACGAACGTCGCCGCCGTGGAGTAGCCGACGTCACCGACACCGGCGTGTTCCGTCGCATCTGCAAACCTGCCGTCGCCGTCGTTGCTGAACAGCGTGTTACGACCGAGATTGGTGACGTAGAGATCGATGTCGCCATCGTTGTCATAGTCGGCGGCGACGACGCCGGTTCCGTAACGCGTGTCGCCTGTGCCCGATCGCTCGGTGACATCCTCGAAACCGCCTACGCCGTTATTGCGGAATAGACGGTTTGCATCGCCGCTGGAAGATCGATCGTCGGGCAGTTCACCGCCCTGGACAGTGTAGACATCGAGAAAACCATCGCCGTCGATATCCGCGAACGAGACGCCACCGCTCATCAGTTCGGGGTAATTGAAGTCGCCGGTTGCGCCGTTCCGGTGGGCAAAGCGAATGCCGGCTTCGGCGGCGACATCTTCGAAGACCAGGGTGACCGAACGCTCACCCTGAGGAGGGCAACCCCAGAGAAGGAGCAGCAGCGGTAGCAGGATTCCACGCTTCATTCGGACTCCGACGGCGCCGCATCCAACAACGCCGTGATGGCCTCGCAGAGTCGCACGCCGTGTGGGTCTCCGGCCGCCTCCAGTTCCCGAGGGTAGTAGAACGAGGTCATCGCACGGATCGTTGCAAGATAACGTTCGGCCTGCAACGAGGCGTCCGTCGGCGGCGTCCGGTCGGCCGTCCGGAGCAAGGAGCTGATTCTGAGCCGTCTCCCGAATTCCGTCGCCGTTGGCCTCGCAGCGGTCGCCGGTCGCAAGCGCGCGAGCGTGTTCTGGATGTGAGTGATTTCACGGAGTTCCGCTTCTTGTCGCTTCCGGCATGTCCGTCGGTCCTTGCGGAAGCGGCCCGACGAAGCCAGCGATCGAATCTCCGTTCGGATCTCGTCCAGCGCGGCGTCTTGCCCGAGCGACATGAAATTGCGGACAATTCTCGAGAGTGCCTTCCAGGAGTCCAGCGTTGTTTCGCCGGCGGGCTCGTCGCGAGCCGTCGCCAACCGGTGGGAGACGAACTCGGGGTCTGTGGCGATCAGTCCTCGCGACATGGCTTGTAGTTCGAGAGCGGCAACGACCTCGGAGGCGATCGCCTCGTCGTGCCACCCATGGCTACCGTCATGGACGAGGAGTCGATGGGCCGCGCCGCGCTCCAGCGCCTCATCCGCGAACTTCTCGACCTCAATGTAGTTGAAGTCTCTCCTTCCGACGATCGCCACGACGTCAAAGATTGAGTTCGATTCGAGCTTAACCGCATCGGCGCACGCAGCGCCCACGAGGACGACTCCGGTAATGTCGCCATTCGCGCGATCCGCGATATCACAGGCAACGCGAGCCGTCCCTGACATCCCACCCAGGTAGACCCTGCGCGGATCGACGGAGAGCCGCAGAAACGTATCGTCGAGCATGGCCTGAACGGACTCGTAGGTGGGGCCCGACGGTCCATCGCTCTGGCTGTTGTTGGAACTTGCGATGACGTAGCCATAGGTCGCGGCTGCGGACCGGTAGATGTCGAGCGCGAATTCACCCCGTCCGCGTGGATCCAGCAGGTAGAGGACAGGCCAGCGACGATCCGGTGTGTAGTCGGGCGGGAGGTACTGTTCGTAGCTCTGGTCCGGTGAATCAGCGCACGTTATCGTTGCGGCACTCGCTCCCGATTGGGAAACGACCATCACGATCAACAGAAAGAGAATGGTTCGCATCGAAGTCATGACGCATCGCCAGTTTATCACCGGCCCGAATCGACAGGTACAATGACCGTCCAATGCGTTCATTCCAATCCGCATCGATCGTGCTTCTCTGCCTGATAGGGCTTGTCTGGCCCGTGGCCGTCGGGAAGACAGGTGAGGGTTGGAGCGAACTCCGAACGACCCACTTTCATCTGTTCAGCAATGCCGACGCCGAGCAGGTGAGGGCCGTTGCGACGGAATTGGAGCGACTCCGGGACCTGCTGGAGAGTTACTTCGGGCTGGTCGTCGAGACGCCCCGTCGCCCGCTGTCGGTCTACGTCTTTCGCAGCTTGCGGTCCTCCCGGCGGGTACTACCCGATGGGGGAGAGATCGATCGGTCGGGAGGCGTCTACTTCAGTGACGGCGAGACGGATTTTATCGCGATCCACGCAGTTGCCGGTGCCGACGTCGTCTCCCTCGCCTATCACGAGTACTTGCACTACGTGATCCGGCAGGTCGCGCGGGACGCACCTCTCTGGTTCAGCGAGGGGATGGCCGAGCTCTTTGAAACGACGAAGACGACGGCGTACGAGGGGGAGGTCGGTCGAGTTGCGACCCAGCATGTCGAGACCCTCAAGCGTGGTCTTCTGCTCTCGCCACGCGCGGTGCTCGAGACGACTCCGCGGTCACTGGCCTACCGAGATGCGGTGCTCAAACCACGATTCCACGCGCAGAGTTGGGCGTTCGTGCGTTATCTGCTGACTCTGTCGGTGGCGGAGGGTGCGCGCGGAGGTCTCCTGGAAAAGTTACGCGAGTCGATGAAACCGGAGTCTCTGATCGAGGCGATGGAGACGTCGTGGGCCTCGGGTTTCTCGGACGACGCGACGATCACGATCCCCCTTTCTCGTCCGATCTCACAAGAGGGGATTCCGAAAGCCATTGACCGTGTCGAGATGACTCGAAGGCTCGGGGATCTGGCGGCGGTCCACTCTCCGAAACGCGCGAAGAACTACTTTCGTGCCGCATTGTCCGCGGACGACCGGCATGCAGCGTCCCACGCCGGCCTGGGAAAACTCCTGATCCGTGAGGGAGATACGGCCGAGGGGCTGCGACACCTGAGATGGGCTGTCGAGCTGGAACCGAACGATCCACGTTTCAGGCGATTGCTCGGTTTAGCCGTCGGGGAGTGAACTCTCGGGCCGCAGTCGGATGGAGCGGATGCTGACGCCCTTGCGGCCGGAACTCGAGTTTCTCAGGATTGCGGAGACGTGGTATTCGCCGGGCGGGGCCTCGAGCCAGCCACGGATACCGAGCAAGGCTTCCTTGTGTTGATCCCACTTCTCTTGCGGCACCGTGTGTCGAAACGAGTGATAGCTGCTGACCAGATGGGAGCCTTCGGCGGTGTCGACGCGGACGTAGAGCGTGAGGTTTGCGGACCGACCGGCTGAGATCAATTCGTAGTCCAGGTCTCTCGGGAGCGCGCCGACGGTGAACGGTAGGTAGATGTTTAGCGGGTCTTGCGTCGAAGTCTCCAGCGCGCGGGGTTCACCAAGAATCAACTGCGTCGTGATTTCTTCGTCCGTCGAACGCCCCTGAGGAACGCGGTTGTAGGCGAGACGGACACCGTCCCGTTGCGTCGTCAATTTGAGATCGGAAACATCGACGTCGTCGAACTCTTCGGGGACGTAGGCGAGGACCTGATAGCGCCCGCGATCGAGTTCATGGATCTGGCGTAGACCCGCCAGGAGATCCTCGTTTCGGACGAATCCGCCGACCGTGGTCTCGGCGAGTTCGGTGAGGGGACCCCTGGGTAGCTGGGATGCCAATTCGAATGGCGATGCGTTATCCATCGACAGCGAGGCCTGACGAACCCCCTGCACGCCGCCAGTCTGGCGGAGAGAATCGACGGCATAGATTCGAACTCTCTCTCGCTCGGCAAGCCTCGTCGCGCGAAGCATGGCGTCACGCGCACGATCGCCTCCCTGGAGGCTCGAGCGGATTTCGTTGAGCTGGGACAGTCCCATGATGGACTTGGCGACCTCCGCGAACTCGCTGTCCGGCGCGAGACTGACGCCGCCGCTCAGGGCGATCATGGTCATGCCCTCGACGCCGCCGGCGACCTCGATCGCGGTCCCCAGTGCTCCGTAATACGATTCCGCGCGGTTGATGCCTTGCTCGACGAAGAACGAGGCGATGTTCCTGGCGCAACGCGAATCGACGAACATGGAGCCGAAGGTCGAGGCGCGTTCCATGCGTGCCTGTTCCTCGGTCAACTCCTGGCCCGGTGCCAGTTGGACATCGCAGCGTTCAAGGCTGTTCATCAACGACCGGATTCGCTGCGGCGTTGCGAGTCCCGGTGTCTTCGAGCGAGAGTAGGCCCGTCGGATCGCACTCTCGATCTCTGCGGCTCCCGACGCGAAGCCGGTCTCGAACGACAGGTTGCCGTTGTAGACCGCGACGGCGCCGAGGTCGAACGGGCGAAGGGTTTCGCGGACGAACTCGACAAGCGGTTCGGCGGCGGCGCCCGGCTTCCCGCGGTGGTCGGCACTGAGGTCGATAAAAAAGAGGTACCGGCGTGGGGGGACGGTTGACGACGTTGCGACCCGTTCCTCGGAGCCGATCTGAATCGTCAGGCGTAGGTCGGAATTGGAGGTCTCTGCGGGGGCTGCGTCCGATGCGCTCGTGAGACGGAACAGGACGGGCTCACCCTTCAGTCGAATCTCGAGGTCGGTTGGGCTGAAATCGGCGACGGGCGAAGATTCCGGATCGGTGGCAAGTAGGTCAATCTCCAGAGCACGGACCCGCACGACCTCGTCGACGGTCTCGTCCGCATTCAACGCGCCAAACGTCAGCCCAAGAACCAATGCAAACGCGCAGAAACCCATCTTCATCGCTTCGCACCACCTTTAGGATGAGTGTAACATGTTGCACCATGAGATTAACCCGCGCCTCGATCGCCGTTTCACTCGTCACCCTGACCCTTCTCGTTAGCGCGTCGTGTGCTCGGCGCCCTCTTGCGGGCCCCGCGGGCGGACCTGATGCCAAGTTCACGCTAACGGCGTTCAAACAAGAGGGTTCGCTTCTCGCGTTTGTCGTTGACACCAAGGTGATGCGTCTGCGTGAGGGCCGTGATTACGTTCCCGTCGAGATCGCCGTGGCCAACAAGGGCCTGAAGGCGTTAACGCTTACGGCGGAGTCTTTCACCCTGATCGACTCCACGGGAACGCGTTATCCGACGGTCGGTTTCGAAGAGCTGTCGAACGGTTACGGAAACGTCGATGTCGACCGGCGGCTGTCCAACCTGAGGACATCGATTGCAGGCGCGTTCCTCTCGTACACCCCGGTCAGGAGCACGCTGACCCGCAGTTTTGACAATCCTCACGAGAAGACCCTGCATCTGTCACGGTTCACGTACGCCGTCGATTTCATCTACTTTCCGCGACCTGCCGATGGGGTCAAGGGGCGCCAGTTCGATCTCCTGCTGGAGGCTCCGGAACTCGACGACCCGATTCTTGTAACCTTCAAGGTGGGCGGCAAGCCCGATGACGCGCCCTGACACCAAGAGCCTCGGAATCGTCTGCTGCCTACTGCTCACACTCTCAAGCTGTGGGCCGGTAGAGACCCCCGCGGAGCCGGCGGCTCTGTTCGTCGATGTCTCCGTAGACGTCGGTCTCGATTTCACTCACGATAATGGGATGTCGGGGGAGAAGTACATCGCCGAGATGATGGGGCCCGGCGGCGCGTTTCTGGACTTTGACAACGACGGCGATCTGGATATCTACCTTCCCCAGGGCCGGCCCTTGAACCCCGGTACTTCAAGCGGTTCGAGTGGGACCGATCGTCTCTTTCGCAACGATCTCGTCGTGAGTCCCGACGGATCGCGGTCGTTCGGGTTCACCGACGTGAGCGTCGAGGCCGGCCTGACTCCGCCGACCGGTTACACGTTCGGGGTGGCCACCGGGGACTACGACGGGGACGGCTGGATCGATCTCTATCTGACGCAACTAGGGACGAATCAGCTGTTGCGGAACAACGGCGACGGGACGTTTTCCGATCGGACCGAGGCGGCGGGAGTCGCGGACCTTCGCATGAGTATGCCGGCGGCGTTCTTTGATTTCGACGGCGATCGCCGCCTCGATCTCTACGTCGGAAACTACCTGGACTTCAGGGTTGCCACGCACAAGCGGTGCTTCTCGCCGTCGGGGCGTTCGGACTACTGCGGTCCGTTGGCGTACAACCCGCTTCCGGATCGCCTCTTCAGGAACACGGGTGACGGCACATTTGAAGATGTGACTCGAAGGGCAGGCCTGGCAGAAAGCCGGGGAAATGCATTGGGTGTCGTGATCACCGACTTTGATCTGGACGGCAGGCACGGGTTGTTCGTCGCCAATGACACCGGAGAAAACTTCCTCTGGCGGAATCTCGGTGACGGTCGATTCCAGGAGCAGGCCCTCATCGCGGGCTGCGCCCTGAACGGGAACGGCGAACCGGAGGGCAGCATGGGCGTCGAGGTCGCCGATCTGGATGGCGACGGCGACGAGGACATCTTCCTGACCCACATGAGCCAGGAGACCAACACGCTCTATCTGAACGGAGGAACGGGTCTGTTCGACGACGGGACGATCGCCAGCGGGTTGGGGACGCCGAGTTGGGAGTTCACCGGTTTCGGGATGATCTCGCTGGATTACGACAACGACGGGCAACTGGACATCGCGGTGGCCAACGGCGAGATCAAGACGATCGACGCGCACCTCGCACGGGGGGATCCGTTTCCGCTGCACCAGACGAATCAACTGTTTCGGAACCTCGGCGAGGGGCGATTCGAGGAGGTGACCGCGATCGGTGGCGAGGTCTTCCTGCGGTCGGAGGTCACCCGTGGGTTGGCGGTGGGTGATGTCGACAACGACGGCGACGCCGACATCCTGTGGATCAACAACCACGGCCCGACACGCCTGTTGCTGAATCAGGTCGGCTCGGCGGCTCACTGGTTGGGTGTTCGTGCGGTTGAGGGCGACCCGGCCCGCGATGCCCTCGGGGCTCGTGTGGGAATCCAGCGCTCGGACGGTTCATGGGTCTGGCATCGCGTTCGCGTCGCGGGTAGTTACCTCTCTTCCAGCGACCCGAGAGTCCTGTTCGGGTTGGGCGACCAGACGGTTCCGTCACGGATTCGTGTCCAGTGGACCGGCGGCCAGACCGAAGAGTGGCCGGTCGACGAGTACGACCGCTACGTCGTGGTTCGGCGCGGCGAGGGGACCGTCGTGACGGCATCACGATGAGGTGGCCGCTCCTCATCATCCCCGCACTTTTGTGGGCTGGTTGCGGGTCGCCGGATCTCGATTCGAGCGCCGAATCACCGGCGTTCGTCGAACGGGCCGAGGAGACCGGGCTGATCTTCCAGCATGAGAACGGGATGAGCGGAGAGTTCTACATCATCGAAGTTATCGGTGCCGGCGGCGCGCTTGTGGACTACGACAACGATGGCGACCTCGACGTCTACCTGGTTCAGGGGGGACCTCTGACGCCTAATGCCGACGTCGGGAGCGGCCCCTCGGACCGGTTGTTCCGCAACGACCTTCATTCCCGTGCCGACGGCTCGACTCAGTTGCGATTCACCGATGTGACCAAGATGGCCGGACTGTCCGCGAGCGGGTACGGCATGGGTGTCGCCGCCGGGGACTACGACAACGACGGCTGGGTTGATCTCTACGTCACGCGATTCGGTTCCAACAGCCTGCTGCGTAACGTCGGCGATGGCACGTTTGTTGACGTGACCGAGCGAAGCGGAACGGACGACGTGCGCTGGAGCGTTCCCGCCGTCTTCCTCGACTTTGACGCCGACGGGTTTCTCGATCTGTTCGTCGGAAACTACGTCGACTTCCGCTATAGCAATCACAAGCGCTGTCTCCCGGAGCAGGGATTTGTCGATTACTGCAGCCCTCTGGCCTATCGAGCCGAGTCCAACCGCCTGTTTCGCAATCGGCAGGACGGATCGTTCGAGGATGTGACCGAGCGGGCCGGACTGCGTGGGGCCGCCGGCAACACGTTAGGCGCCATCGCCCTGGATGTGGAGGGGGACGGGGATCTCGATATCTACGTGGCGAACGACTGGAACGAAAACCGGCTGTGGGTCAATCGTGGGGATGGCGTGTATCACGAGCGGGCGCTGATTGCAGGTGCCGCGGTCAACGTCGACGGTCAGCCCGAGGCCAGCATGGGGGTCCTTGCGGAAGACTTCGACGAGCGCGGCGGTGTCGATATCTTCCTGACCCACCTGATGGGCGAGACCAACACCCTCTATCGCAACGATGGCGACGGCAATTTCGACGACTCCAGTATCGGCAGCGGACTCGGCGAACCAAGCTGGAACTTTACCGGTTTCGGTACGTCCAGTCTCGACTACGACAACGACGGCTGGGCCGACATCTTCGTCGCCAACGGCGCGGTTCGGTTGATTTTGTCGCTCGTGCGACGCGGCGATCCCTTTCCGCTCAGGCAGACCGATCAACTGTTCCGCAATCAAGGCGACGGGCAATTCGTCGACCGCACGGCAGCCGAGCTTCCGTCGCTCAAAGAGGTCGGCCGGGGCGTGGCCGCCGGCGATGTCGACAACGATGGCGACGTGGACCTGCTTGTGATGAACAACAACGGACCCGTCCACCTACTGGAAAACCGCGTGGGGCAGCGGCAGAGCTGGGTCGGCTTTCGTGTGATCGATCGCCACGGTAGGGACGCCTACGACGCTCGGGTCGTTCTTCTCTCGGGCGCCGGCCGTGCGCGCACACGCTGGGTCAGCGCCGGCGGCAGCTACGCCTCTTCCGGGGATCCCAGGGTTCTGTT
The genomic region above belongs to Acidobacteriota bacterium and contains:
- a CDS encoding CRTAC1 family protein, which codes for MRWPLLIIPALLWAGCGSPDLDSSAESPAFVERAEETGLIFQHENGMSGEFYIIEVIGAGGALVDYDNDGDLDVYLVQGGPLTPNADVGSGPSDRLFRNDLHSRADGSTQLRFTDVTKMAGLSASGYGMGVAAGDYDNDGWVDLYVTRFGSNSLLRNVGDGTFVDVTERSGTDDVRWSVPAVFLDFDADGFLDLFVGNYVDFRYSNHKRCLPEQGFVDYCSPLAYRAESNRLFRNRQDGSFEDVTERAGLRGAAGNTLGAIALDVEGDGDLDIYVANDWNENRLWVNRGDGVYHERALIAGAAVNVDGQPEASMGVLAEDFDERGGVDIFLTHLMGETNTLYRNDGDGNFDDSSIGSGLGEPSWNFTGFGTSSLDYDNDGWADIFVANGAVRLILSLVRRGDPFPLRQTDQLFRNQGDGQFVDRTAAELPSLKEVGRGVAAGDVDNDGDVDLLVMNNNGPVHLLENRVGQRQSWVGFRVIDRHGRDAYDARVVLLSGAGRARTRWVSAGGSYASSGDPRVLFGLAEVEADQAVRVYWRDGTVEEWTGLSVRTYTTLRSGEGDSVVEP
- a CDS encoding CRTAC1 family protein — encoded protein: MTRPDTKSLGIVCCLLLTLSSCGPVETPAEPAALFVDVSVDVGLDFTHDNGMSGEKYIAEMMGPGGAFLDFDNDGDLDIYLPQGRPLNPGTSSGSSGTDRLFRNDLVVSPDGSRSFGFTDVSVEAGLTPPTGYTFGVATGDYDGDGWIDLYLTQLGTNQLLRNNGDGTFSDRTEAAGVADLRMSMPAAFFDFDGDRRLDLYVGNYLDFRVATHKRCFSPSGRSDYCGPLAYNPLPDRLFRNTGDGTFEDVTRRAGLAESRGNALGVVITDFDLDGRHGLFVANDTGENFLWRNLGDGRFQEQALIAGCALNGNGEPEGSMGVEVADLDGDGDEDIFLTHMSQETNTLYLNGGTGLFDDGTIASGLGTPSWEFTGFGMISLDYDNDGQLDIAVANGEIKTIDAHLARGDPFPLHQTNQLFRNLGEGRFEEVTAIGGEVFLRSEVTRGLAVGDVDNDGDADILWINNHGPTRLLLNQVGSAAHWLGVRAVEGDPARDALGARVGIQRSDGSWVWHRVRVAGSYLSSSDPRVLFGLGDQTVPSRIRVQWTGGQTEEWPVDEYDRYVVVRRGEGTVVTASR